The segment AGCTCCAAAAACGGTTGCATATCCAAGTGCATTGAGCCGAGTCCAGCAGGTTGTAGAAAAGGGCTTGCAGAAACGACTTGAAAGCTTAGCAGCAGACTATGAGGCAGTTGCAAATCAGATTAGCTATACCAATAATGCTGCGGATCAGAAAAGATTAGAGCGTCAATTAACTGAAATTGCAGAAAAGATGGAGAAAGTAGCAGCAGAACTTGATAGTTTGGGAAAGTAAGGTGAGCAATCTGTACCAAGTTAAGTTAGAACGATTGGCAAAGCAGAAACAACGCTTGGAGGATTTGACTGCTGATTATCAGGCGATTTCGGACGATATCAGTTCTAAAATTAGCAGTGTAGATCGTCAGCGACTTGAAAGAGATCTCAAGCAATGTGAAAAAGAGATGGAGCGAGTCGCAGAAGTTTGCGATCGACTCGAAGCAGAACTCCAGAAATTTCAGTCGAAAGTAGATGAAACGCAAACATTGATTGACCTTCTTAGCCCAATTCAGTTTGAGGTCGTCATCAAAATTTATCGAAACTGTCTCGCAGAAGGTCGCGCTCGATCGATTCCTGATACTTTAGAAGCGCTTGTTCAGCAGTTGACAGATCTTCCCAAAGACCTGCTTGTACGGTTTGTCGGTCTTCTGATTCGAGAGCCAATTGAACAAAATGCTCTAAAAGCTTGGGCGATTCAACAGGGGATGACTCTACCAGAAGCAGAAGTACGCACAGCCGAAATTTGTCTCATGATCAAGGTAAAGACGCGAGGCAATCCATCGCTTGGATATCTGGTTGAAGCTGCGATCGCTCATGATCCCGATCCCTGGGATTCCAAACTTGAACCGATTAAAACTCCAATCCCGATTCCATTCGCGCCCGACCCAAAACGCGCTCCCGGATATGCTCAAGAAGATTTGCCACAGATTTTAGATCAGCTCCTTGCAACCTGTGGAAGCCAATATCAAATTCCTTTGAGTGATTTGGTGATTCAATGGTTTCTACCGATCGAGCTAATGAGCTTACCGCTAGAGCATTGGCAAATTCAAATTGGCAGAATTCAGAAACAATGTAATGGGTTGAGGTGTAAGGCAGTGATTGTTCGGTCTTCTGATCGGCAGTATTACTTACCCGCATCAGGAGATTGGAAGAAGTATTGGCTGCGTTTGCTAGATTGTCGAGAGTCTCGCTGTGCTCAAACGCTTGAATCTTTAGACCCAATCAAAGGCAGAACGACAATCAACTGGATCAAGACGCAAGTCGTCGGCTGCAAGTTTGTCGAACATCATGAATTGCAGAAACAAGAAAGACTTTGGGATGCGCTATTGGGTCAGGGCTTGCCTGTTGCGCTTTGGATGCGTCAGTCAAAGGGCGATGCTGAGAAAGCTAAAAAAGTGATGCAATCGGTTATGAAATGCTCGATCGCTGAGTTGCCCGATTCTTTAGCAAGACATCGACAAAAGGCTTTATCTCATGACTGCGAGACTGATAGGCTAGAAGCTGCTTCGCTCTGCTTATTGCTGGATAATCCATTTCGCCCCTTTCCGACTATTGATTACCAAAGTGCCTAACTATGCCAAGCTCTAATCGACCCAATTGGAATATCTACCGGGGAGATGGTCAACCTCAAGACTCGATCCAGCTTCCTGCGCCTCCCAGTTGGCGACAGTTTAGAGATGATGCAGAAGGTGCGATCGAGCAGCAACAGAAAAAAGGCGAAACGTTTCAACCCCCTGACGTTGCGATCGAGATGGTGAATGCGGCGTTAGCCTTGCGGCGACCGCTTTTGATTACTGGAAATCCGGGGACTGGGAAATCTTCTTTAGCCTATGCGGTGGCGCGAGAGTTGGGATTAGGAACGGTTCTGAAATGGGCGATTACGACTCGAACAACGCTCAAAGATGGGCTGTATAGTTACGATGCGATCGCTCGGCTTCAAGATGCTCAAGCCAGCGGGCAAGACAATCGACAAGAAACGGGGAATTACATTACTTTGGGTGCTTTGGGAACGGCTTTTCTGGCGGCTGATCTACCGAGAGTATTGTTAATCGATGAAATTGATAAAAGCGATATTGATTTGCCGAATGATTTGCTGAATTTGTTTGAAGATGGGGAGTTTCCGATTCCAGAATTACAACGATTAGAGATGTCGGAGACTCCAGTGCGAACGCTCGATCGAGAAAATGGCAAGCAGCGCAAAGTGACGATTCGAGATGGGGTGGTGCGTTGTCGAGCTTTTCCTTTGGTGATTATGACGAGCAATGGGGAGCGAGATTTTCCGCCGCCTTTTCTGCGTCGGTGTTTGCGGTTGAGAATGCCAAATCCGAGTCCGAAAGAGCTTGAAGCGATCGTAGAAAAGCACTTAGGAGAACAAGCTGCACAGCAGTCGAAAGCTTTGATCGAATGGTTCTGTGAGCAGATTGATGCAGGCGCAATTTTAGCGACAGATCAACTGCTCAATGCGATTCATCTGAGAACTCAGGAGCGAACCAAAGCGACAAAAGAATTCAAGCTCAGCGATTTAGAGCAGCGATTGCTAAAAGATTTGAGTAGTCCAGAGGAGGTGTAAGGTTTGGACTATCCGATCGCACATCTCAAAGCGCTCTTAAGCGATCGTGTAGGACTTGAACTGAGTCCTATCGAATTAGCTGAGATTTTGTGGTTGGCATTGCAGCAAGGAGAGATTGAACCAGATGAATCGGAAACTCCAGCATTACAGACTCCAATAGAACAGAATCAAGAAGTCGAACCCGTTTCAGATCCAATTCGATCGAATTCTGAATCGGCTGCTGTGGTGACAGAACCACCAAAACCTTTGGAAGAAGAGGAAGCCGAGGAATCAGAACCGCGATCGCAAGAATCTGCTTTACCTGTGAAGATTCCAGAGTCAGTTGCATTACGAAATCGCCAAGCAATTGCTCGATCGATTCGTCCGTTGATGCGGAAAGTGGCATCGAAACAACGTAGGTCGATCGATGAAGAGGCAACCGCGATTCAAATTGCTGAAACGCAAACTTGGAGTCCGGTTGTGCAGCCTGATCCGGAGCGATGGTTAGAGTTAGCGATCGTGATTGAGGTGACGAATCTTTTGGAGGTTTGGCGGGATACGATCGCTGAATTTCAGCAATTGATGGAGCGGCATGGGGCATTTCGGACAGTACGAACTTGGCAATTGAAGCCGAATGAAGATGGAGAGCCGCAGCTATTTCTACAGACGGTAGCCGGGTTACGCAGTCGGGCGCGGAGTCCGAGAGAGCTACTGGATTCGGCTGGACGAAGGTTGATTTTATTGCTGAGTGATTGTACTTCGAGGGCTTGGCGTTCAGGAAAGATACCTGAACTCCTGGAATTATGGTCGCAGGAAAATCCAGTAACGATCGTGCAGCTTTTACCGGAGTCGTATTGGGAGCGAAGTGCATTGTCGGCAGGCTATCCGGTTGGGTTGAAGTCGAGATTACCGGGCGCGCTCAGTCGAGATTGGAGCATTGAAGGACTTTCAGCACGACAGCGACAACGATTGCCAGAGGGGTTGAATTTGCCTGTGGTGACGATGCAGCCTGAAGCTTTTCGGCAGTGGGCGAAAGCTCTCTCTGCGATGGATGAGCAGCAAACGATTGGAGTGGTTTTGAATTTACAAGCTTTTCCGATGCCGTCTCTGGCTCAAGCGGCTCCTTTAACGGCAAAACAGTTAGTTCAGCGATTTCGGTCTACTGCGTCTGCAAAGGCTCAAGAACTGGCAGATATGATGGCGGTTTTGCCTGTGAATTGGTCTGTGATTCGGCTGATTCAGAAGAATTTGCCTGCCGATGAGACAGAGAATGCATTGTATTTAGCAGAGATTTTCTTAAGTGGATTGCTGCATCCGATCGATGCTCACTACGATTTTGTCGAAGGAGTGCGGGAGGTCTTGCTGAAAACGATTCCGATTTCTGAGGCTCAGGCGGTTGGGGAAGAGGTGACGGAGGCGGTGTTTAAGCAGTTGCCGTCTGAGGTGCAAGAGCGGGTGAATGCGGATATTTCGCGCAGGTTTGGGGAGGGTTTGAGTTATTTTGAGGCGTTTTTGATTCCGGATTTGCCTTGGGGAGAGTCGGCTGCGAGTGAGATTTTTCCGTTTGCGCGGGTGGGACGGCAGGTGTTGGCACAGTGGGGGGAAGAGTATGCGGCTTGGGCAGAAGAGCTAGCAGGATCGAGTCAAGTTTCGGAAATTCCGCTGTTGCAAGAGTTTGATGAAGCAGCGATCGAGGAAGAGAATGCAGCGATCGCTTGGTTTCGAGAGCGACAATTTGAAGTTCAATCATTCCGATCGAATGAAATGGAAGTGTTCGATCGATTTGCGTTGGATCTGGGCGATCATTACGATGTGCTAGCGCCTGTTCTTATGCAGAT is part of the Leptolyngbya boryana PCC 6306 genome and harbors:
- a CDS encoding formylglycine-generating enzyme family protein; its protein translation is MDYPIAHLKALLSDRVGLELSPIELAEILWLALQQGEIEPDESETPALQTPIEQNQEVEPVSDPIRSNSESAAVVTEPPKPLEEEEAEESEPRSQESALPVKIPESVALRNRQAIARSIRPLMRKVASKQRRSIDEEATAIQIAETQTWSPVVQPDPERWLELAIVIEVTNLLEVWRDTIAEFQQLMERHGAFRTVRTWQLKPNEDGEPQLFLQTVAGLRSRARSPRELLDSAGRRLILLLSDCTSRAWRSGKIPELLELWSQENPVTIVQLLPESYWERSALSAGYPVGLKSRLPGALSRDWSIEGLSARQRQRLPEGLNLPVVTMQPEAFRQWAKALSAMDEQQTIGVVLNLQAFPMPSLAQAAPLTAKQLVQRFRSTASAKAQELADMMAVLPVNWSVIRLIQKNLPADETENALYLAEIFLSGLLHPIDAHYDFVEGVREVLLKTIPISEAQAVGEEVTEAVFKQLPSEVQERVNADISRRFGEGLSYFEAFLIPDLPWGESAASEIFPFARVGRQVLAQWGEEYAAWAEELAGSSQVSEIPLLQEFDEAAIEEENAAIAWFRERQFEVQSFRSNEMEVFDRFALDLGDHYDVLAPVLMQMRRAFLRKQRDFHYALGEISEEMISRCVGFGHNLLNAELLTEFHYDRATKMIRGTMADQPYLAEFFMGEWFERYIYQKVANLLRERDLRFSSLSHVTVTLPHRDRFELDLFFLVEGQPLMIECFTGKEIENILRNASPYIGILGFPSSQFLSVGLDLTRSQVNNPPSFLSGLIIANRETYLAQIQVMLGILGISPEPSLPTFSFEVITVNERGEVIDRRPGQASYYREELAKGVFLDMVEIPGGTFWMGAADGELEARDNEKPRHQVTIEPFFMGKFTVTQAQWRAIAELPKINRDLNPDPSKFKGKNRPVERISWEDAIEFCDRLSRKTGQLYRLPSEAEWEYACRAGTTTPYHFGETITPEIVNYDGNYIYANAPKGIYREQTIEVGSFPLNAFGLYDMHGNVWEWCADPWHGSYTDSPTDGRVWKMSNENGSRILRGGSWDNDPGVCRAAIRIRGRRGYFYYGWGFRLALSRPRTS
- a CDS encoding AAA family ATPase: MPSSNRPNWNIYRGDGQPQDSIQLPAPPSWRQFRDDAEGAIEQQQKKGETFQPPDVAIEMVNAALALRRPLLITGNPGTGKSSLAYAVARELGLGTVLKWAITTRTTLKDGLYSYDAIARLQDAQASGQDNRQETGNYITLGALGTAFLAADLPRVLLIDEIDKSDIDLPNDLLNLFEDGEFPIPELQRLEMSETPVRTLDRENGKQRKVTIRDGVVRCRAFPLVIMTSNGERDFPPPFLRRCLRLRMPNPSPKELEAIVEKHLGEQAAQQSKALIEWFCEQIDAGAILATDQLLNAIHLRTQERTKATKEFKLSDLEQRLLKDLSSPEEV
- a CDS encoding VMAP-C domain-containing protein, producing the protein MSNLYQVKLERLAKQKQRLEDLTADYQAISDDISSKISSVDRQRLERDLKQCEKEMERVAEVCDRLEAELQKFQSKVDETQTLIDLLSPIQFEVVIKIYRNCLAEGRARSIPDTLEALVQQLTDLPKDLLVRFVGLLIREPIEQNALKAWAIQQGMTLPEAEVRTAEICLMIKVKTRGNPSLGYLVEAAIAHDPDPWDSKLEPIKTPIPIPFAPDPKRAPGYAQEDLPQILDQLLATCGSQYQIPLSDLVIQWFLPIELMSLPLEHWQIQIGRIQKQCNGLRCKAVIVRSSDRQYYLPASGDWKKYWLRLLDCRESRCAQTLESLDPIKGRTTINWIKTQVVGCKFVEHHELQKQERLWDALLGQGLPVALWMRQSKGDAEKAKKVMQSVMKCSIAELPDSLARHRQKALSHDCETDRLEAASLCLLLDNPFRPFPTIDYQSA